From Lolium perenne isolate Kyuss_39 chromosome 5, Kyuss_2.0, whole genome shotgun sequence, a single genomic window includes:
- the LOC127300244 gene encoding uncharacterized protein: MEVEPLNRVHAGESPLREPIHDADGEVAAFSVGNAAANVSAEEATLRQRRASQDAAPFHRADYLIPIPADAPAPAPGDHDEALPRSRAHLAAEEEREGATLRQRRAARPTTPSSPRRPRRRRGSTSRRGCGAPRSSTPTGRASLDGPEPEAGGTASPLPCNGRSPGMRVGEDDLRGSCCVCVGRRLPGDVCVGDGVNDLEGALLQRAGDVRSAEADAGRGDGAEDRAGRRLIGTQAEGCVVVGAGDAKMAATDVFMACASCDGCGAPPRSSTPAGRASLDGPEAGATASPLPCNGRSPGMRVGEDDLRGSCCVCVGRRLPGDVCVGDGVKDLEGALLQHAGGVRSSEADAGAEDRAGRRLIGIQGMCRLNSVVLLHSNFDGWKDWLKLVALGLKLLALHGIYS, from the exons ATGGAGGTGGAGCCCCTCAACCGCGTGCACGCCGGCGAGAGCCCTCTCCGTGAGCCCATCCACGACGCCGACGGCGAGGTCGCCGCTTTCAGCGTCGGAAACGCCGCGGCCAATGTGTCCGCCGAGGAAGCCACCCTCCGCCAGCGGCGGGCGTCGCAGGACGCGGCGCCCTTCCACCGCGCCGACTACCTCATCCCCATCCCCGCCgacgcgccggcgccggcgccgggcgACCACGACGAGGCGTTGCCGCGGAGCCGCGCGCACCTCGCCGCCGAGGAGGAACGGGAGGGCGCCACCCTCCGCCAGCGCCGTGCGGCTCGGCCTACGACTCCATCCTCGCCACGACGGCCGCGCCGGCGCCGCGGGAGCACGTCGAGGCGTGGTTGCGGAGCCCCCCGCTCCTCGACGCCGACGGGGAGAGCTTCGCTGGATGGGCCGGAGCCGGAGGCGGGTGGTACTGCG AGCCCTCTCCCCTGCAATGGGCGCTCGCCGGGGATGCGTGTAGGCGAGGACGACCTGCGAGGCAGCTGCTGTGTGTGCGTGGGGCGGCGGCTCCCCGGCGATGTCTGTGTGGGCGATGGCGTCAATGACCTGGAAGGCGCTCTGCTGCAGCGCGCAGGGGACGTCCGGTCGGCCGAGGCCGACGCCGGCAGGGGAGATGGCGCCGAGGACCGAGCAGGCCGGAGACTGATCGGGACTCAAG CTGAGGGTTGCGTCGTCGTTGGAGCGGGTGACGCCAAGATGGCAGCCACGGACGTTTTCATGGCCTGTGCTTCTTGCGACGGTTGCGGAGCCCCCCCGCGCTCCTCGACGCCGGCGGGGAGAGCTTCGCTGGATGGGCCGGAGGCGGGTGCTACTGCG AGCCCTCTCCCCTGCAACGGGCGCTCGCCGGGGATGCGTGTAGGCGAGGACGACCTGCGAGGCAGCTGCTGTGTGTGTGTGGGGCGGCGGCTCCCCGGCGATGTCTGTGTGGGCGATGGCGTCAAGGACCTGGAAGGCGCTCTGCTGCAGCACGCAGGGGGCGTCAGGTCGTCCGAAGCCGACGCCGGCGCCGAGGACCGAGCAGGCCGGAGACTGATCGGGATTCAAG GAATGTGTAGATTGAATTCAGTAGTTCTACTACATTCTAATTTTGATGGATGGAAAGATTGGTTGAAACTGGTAGCTCTTGGGCTGAAACTGTTGGCACTACATGGAATTTACAG CTGA
- the LOC127300246 gene encoding RNA pseudouridine synthase 4, mitochondrial encodes MTTRMAALLLLRRPAAGGAVPRLQQPYAGLATAAARHDALDTVGEESEGPDKGNKNRWMELPPFAPVDAAAAARAIFRGEGGDEKEGGSNSTAIKWVRRCCPQLPASLVQKLFRLRKVKKNAMTAETSSADASAEQFRLKRVSAKDHLVPGDTLFLPINVQESSVAEKTRKFDNRNEIEFLRSLEIHKDEAIIVVNKPHGMPVQGGVGIKNSIDVLAPMFEENSSDAPRLVHRLDRDCSGVLVLGRTQLSASILHAIFREKTADALADGTQQVLQRKYVALVIGTPRHPKGLLSAPLAKVLLQDGKSERLTVRAGPNTTSVQDALTEYRVIESCPQGFTWLELFPLTGRKHQLRVHCAEVLGTPIVGDYKYGRQAHQNWAPLPVPRTVDRELLRRRRLPFGLVQGGGSVAEEQPQLHLHCKQMMLPDISAAIQGLQSEDADRDFSGLEKLSFVAPLPVHMRLSWEVLKSPNK; translated from the exons ATGACGACGAGAATGGCGGCGCTCCTCCTACTCCGAaggccggcggccggcggcgccgTGCCAAGGCTGCAGCAACCGTACGCCGGCCTAGCCACCGCAGCTGCGAGGCACGATGCTCTAGATACTGTCGGCGAGGAGAGCGAAGGGCCGGACAAGGGGAACAAGAACCGATGGATGGAGCTCCCACCGTTCGCGCCGGTCGATGCCGCCGCCGCGGCGAGAGCCATCTTTCGAGGGGAAGGAGGAGATGAAAAAGAAGGGGGCTCCAACTCCACCGCTATCAAGTGGGTCAGGCGGTGCTGCCCCCAGCTGCCGGCCTCGCTGGTGCAGAAGCTCTTCCGCCTTCGCAAG GTTAAGAAGAATGCTATGACGGCCGAGACATCTTCCGCAGATGCTAGCGCTGAGCAATTCCGGCTAAAAAGG GTTTCGGCGAAAGATCACCTAGTGCCTGGCGATACCCTTTTTCTACCTATTAATGTTCAAGAATCTTCTGTTGCCGAGAAGACCAGGAAATTTGATAACAGAAATGAGATCGAGTTTTTGCGTAGCCTTGAGATTCACAAG GATGAAGCCATCATTGTGGTCAACAAGCCCCATGGAATGCCGGTGCAA GGTGGTGTTGGCATTAAAAACAGTATAGATGTATTAGCCCCGATGTTTGAAGAAAATTCTTCTGATGCACCTCGCCTG GTCCACAGGCTTGATAGGGATTGCAGTGGTGTCCTTGTTCTGGGTAGAACTCAACTTAGCGCTTCCATTTTGCATGCTATATTTCGTGAGAAAACTGCTGATGCTTTAGCTGAT GGTActcaacaagtattgcaaagaaaaTATGTTGCACTTGTGATAGGAACACCTAGACATCCCAAGggtttactgtcagccccacttgCGAAG GTTTTATTACAAGACGGCAAGTCTGAACGTCTGACAGTTAGAGCTGGTCCAAATACTACTTCTGTTCAGGATGCTTTGACAGAGTACAGAGTGATTGAATCTTGCCCCCAAG GGTTCACTTGGTTAGAATTGTTTCCCCTTACCGGAAGAAAGCATCAG CTCCGAGTCCACTGTGCGGAGGTTCTTGGAACACCGATCGTTGGGGACTACAAGTACGGACGCCAAGCGCACCAGAACTGGGCGCCTCTCCCTGTTCCGCGAACCGTTGACAGGGAGCTGCTCAGGAGACGGAGGCTTCCCTTTGGCCTTGTCCAGGGTGGCGGAAGCGTCGCGGAGGAGCAGCCTCAGCTGCATCTACACTGCAAGCAGATGATGCTCCCCGATATCTCAGCCGCCATCCAAGGGTTGCAGTCAGAGGACGCGGATCGTGATTTCTCGGGTCTCGAGAAGCTCAGCTTCGTTGCTCCGTTGCCGGTACACATGCGGCTGAGCTGGGAGGTTCTGAAGTCTCCTAACAAGTAA
- the LOC127300247 gene encoding triacylglycerol lipase 1 has protein sequence MALAVSGGGAAAAAALASTLLLLCCCVSGAAHGSSPASAALRRAVPRAADAGGLCEELLLPLGYPCTEHTVETSDGFLISLQHIPHGKNGVADNAGPPVFLQHGLFQGGDTWFINSAEQSLGYILADNGFDVWIGNVRGTRWSKGHSTLTVHDKLFWDWSWQELAEYDLLAMLSYVYTVRQSKILYVGHSQGTIMGLAAFTLPEIAKMISSAALLCPITYLDHVSARFVVRAVAMHLDQMLVTMGIHQLNFRSDMGVQIVDSLCDDGHVDCNDLLSSITGENCCFNGSRVDYYLEYEPHPSSTKNLRHLFEMIRKGTFARYDYGLWGNLMRYGQLAPPPFDLSSIPESLRMWMGYGGLDALADVTDVERTVKELRTTPELLYIGDYGHIDFVMSVKAKDDVYVDLMRFLRANASLHSSY, from the exons tcctctgctgctGCGTCTCCGGCGCGGCCCACGGGTCCTCCCCCGCCTCGGCCGCCCTCCGCCGCGCCGTGCCGCGCGCCGCCGACGCCGGCGGGCTCTGCGAGGAGCTGCTCCTGCCGCTGGGCTACCCGTGCACCGAGCACACC GTTGAAACAAGTGATGGCTTTCTAATATCTCTTCAGCATATTCCGCATGGCAAAAACGGAGTTGCTGACAATGCTGGACCTCCGGTTTTTCTTCAGCACGGCCTTTTTCAG GGAGGAGACACATGGTTCATAAATTCTGCTGAACAGTCGCTTGGATATATCCTTGCTGATAATGGCTTTGATGTTTGGATTGGCAATGTTCGTGGAACACGCTGGAGTAAAGGTCATTCAACTTTGACTGTTCATGATAAG CTTTTCTGGGATTGGAGCTGGCAAGAGCTTGCTGAATATGATCTTCTGGCAATGTTAAGCTATGTGTATACAGTTAGACAGTCCAAAATTTTGTACGTGGGACATTCACAG GGGACTATTATGGGTTTGGCTGCTTTTACATTGCCTGAAATTGCAAAGATGATTAGCTCTGCTGCACTTCTTTGTCCAATTACTTACCTTGATCATGTTAGTGCTCGTTTTGTTGTCAGAGCAGTTGCCATGCATCTTGACCAG ATGCTTGTTACCATGGGCATCCATCAGCTGAACTTCCGGAG CGATATGGGGGTTCAGATAGTAGATTCGTTATGCGATGATGGACATGTGGACTGCAACGATTTGTTGTCTTCGATAACAG GGGAAAATTGTTGCTTCAATGGATCAAGGGTTGACTATTACTTGGAATACGAACCTCATCCATCATCAACCAAAAACTTACGTCATCTATTTGAGA TGATCAGGAAGGGCACTTTTGCAAGGTATGACTACGGACTGTGGGGAAATTTGATGCGCTACGGTCAGCTGGCCCCTCCTCCGTTTGACCTAAGCAGCATACCGGAATCACTGCGAATGTGGATGGGATATGGTGGTCTCGATGCACTGGCTGATGTAACGGATGTCGAGCGTACTGTCAAGGAGCTGAGGACTACGCCGGAGCTATTGTACATTGGTGACTACGGCCACATTGACTTCGTCATGAGCGTGAAGGCGAAGGATGATGTTTACGTCGACCTGATGAGGTTTCTTCGGGCAAATGCATCGTTGCACAGTAGCTATTAG